The Rhododendron vialii isolate Sample 1 chromosome 6a, ASM3025357v1 genome includes a window with the following:
- the LOC131331080 gene encoding probable galacturonosyltransferase-like 1: MMLKQVLLQFLLLLLSLFVSSFATTITVVAAATATTSTLNSETNLSPQFREAPEFYNSPSCPSITDGNTNVVDIEENEKNSTIICSEKAVHVAMTLDAAYLRGSMAAILSVLQHSSCPQNIIFHFVVSASAVASPTASHPRAIISSSFPYLKFQIYPFDDSAAAGLISTSIRSALDCPLNYARSYLPALLPTCVRKVVYLDSDLVLVDDIAHLAATPLPGAAVLAAPEYCDANFTAYFTPTFWSNPSLSVTFANRKACYFNTGVMVIDLARWRDGGYTTEIEEWMELQKRMRIYELGSLPPFLLVFAGNIAPVDHRWNQHGLGGDNFRGLCRDLHPGPVSLLHWSGKGKPWVRLDSNRPCPLDALWAPYDLLKTPYSFES, from the coding sequence ATGATGCTTAAACAAGTACTCCTCcaattcctcctcctcctcctctccctctttgTTTCTTCCTTCGCTACCACCATTACCGTGGtcgccgccgccaccgccaccacttcAACTCTAAATTCAGAAACCAATCTCTCTCCTCAATTTAGAGAAGCCCCGGAATTCTACAACTCCCCAAGCTGTCCCTCTATAACCGACGGCAATACTAACGTCGTCGATAtcgaggaaaatgaaaaaaattctaCCATTATTTGCTCTGAAAAGGCCGTCCACGTGGCAATGACACTGGACGCCGCCTACCTCCGCGGCTCGATGGCAGCGATCCTCTCGGTCCTCCAACACTCCTCCTGCCCCCAAAACATAATCTTCCACTTCGTCGTCTCTGCCTCTGCCGTGGCCTCGCCCACCGCGTCCCACCCACGCGCCAtcatctcctcctccttcccctACCTGAAATTCCAAATATACCCCTTCGACGATTCCGCGGCTGCAGGTCTCATCTCCACCTCCATCCGCTCTGCCCTCGACTGCCCGTTAAACTACGCCCGCTCGTACCTCCCGGCCCTCCTCCCCACATGCGTCCGCAAGGTCGTCTACCTCGACTCCGACCTTGTCCTCGTCGACGACATCGCCCACCTCGCCGCCACCCCACTCCCCGGCGCCGCCGTCCTCGCCGCGCCGGAATACTGCGACGCGAATTTCACCGCCTACTTCACCCCCACATTCTGGTCCAACCCATCTCTCTCAGTCACATTCGCCAACCGCAAGGCATGTTACTTCAACACCGGAGTAATGGTGATCGACCTCGCGCGGTGGCGCGACGGTGGTTACACAACGGAGATCGAGGAATGGATGGAGCTTCAGAAGAGGATGAGGATTTACGAGCTGGGTTCGCTGCCGCCGTTCTTGCTTGTGTTCGCCGGAAACATAGCGCCGGTGGACCACCGGTGGAACCAGCACGGGTTGGGAGGGGATAACTTTCGTGGGCTTTGCAGGGATTTGCATCCCGGTCCGGTTAGCCTTTTGCATTGGAGCGGGAAAGGGAAGCCGTGGGTGAGGCTGGACTCGAACCGGCCGTGCCCGTTGGATGCTCTGTGGGCACCTTATGATCTGTTGAAAACACCATATTCGTTCGAATCTTGA